The genomic region GACCTTCCCACTCCAACGGGAGTGTGTCCCAGGCAGAGTTTCTATCGTGGGCTACATACCAGAGCCATCAAAATCCCTAAAAACCCCACAGATGCCGAGGGCCTCACTCTAACATCTGCAAACCAAAACTCTGAGAGGGACCTGGGCATGAGTATTTTTGAACAGTTTCACAAGGAACTACTTACTGCCTTAGAAACTCTTGGTATTAATGTGTAATGTtcagaatggaaaaaaagaaaaaaaaaagaaaagaaataaaaggcagcagCCAGAAATGAACCCCTACATGTGTGAAGCAGATTTGTGCTTTTATTCAGTGTTGAAACTAAAATGTGAAGTAAAGAGAATAGCAAACAGAAGTAGCTTACACAGTGTTTATTTTACACTAAAATGAAGAGCTTCTGTACAATAGGAAGCACAGTGTGCCGGCCCGAAGGTGGGAGGCTAAGAGAAAGGAGCAGGGTAGCTGGAGACAACCTGTGGAGCTCAGAGAGGTGGGGCTTCCAGCCTGACGAAGGGGTCTTGGGAGAAGTGAGGCAAAGAAACTTATCTGCATGAAGAGAAAaggtgggagaaaaagaaaacaagtggcacagtggaaaaggaCCAGGGTGACGGGCGAGAGCAGCACCAGGGACAGAGGCGAGAAGCAGACACACAAGCCCACTAGCAGCTGCACCTGCGGGAGGTCAGTCCTTGCCCCGGCGTCTGGCCCAAGACAGCACAGGGCCCCTCTGGGTCAGGGTCCATTTTAAGAAGACAACTGAACAGAGTTTAAAAACCAATTTTGAACTAAACCCATCTTTCAGAATATCTAATCCTACTCGATGCTTCAAAATTTCCTCACAGAATCACCACATTTATGGTCTTATAGAAAAGGCTTTGGAGACTGATGATCTGCTCCACCCTCTCATTACAAATGAGGGGCGAGAAGATGAAAGTCTCTCCAGTTTCCATGGTGACCATCATGTCTCAGAGTCAAGGGGAGACTCTACAACCTGTAAGGCAGCAGGCACATGCCACACTCGTCAAGCTACCATTTTTCTTAAAGGAAGGACAGGCAGGCTTGGAAAATGAAATTTCTGGCTTATCTGGAATTCAGTGCCAGATTATTACAATAAAGAGGACTCTCTGTGCAACATTCCAGGTTAGAATGTAAAGAGGAAGACTAAGTTTAACGTTTCGGTTTAGTTAGTAATATGTAAATTAGTTGTGTATGCTCAAGGTTCTCATGAGAACAAGACTATTAACTACAGCACTTACTAGCTCACAGTAGCAAAAGCTGGGCCATTAACACCCAAACTTGTATCGTACTGTGTTTACGTCCCATTCCTTTGACACAAGTTGTGTATATCAGgggtattttaatttcttctatattgACAGAAAATTAAAGGCTTGGTTCCTGAGCAGAGGGCTCATTTCTCTCTACAAATCTTAACAGTGAGGAAGAAGTGATATTTTACAGCTGTATTAGATCTACTTCCTTTCCCTCAGAGTATCAGTGATCTGACACTTTTAGGGTCCctaaatttgtaatttaaaaaaaaaaatgatcagattttaTTTAATCGAATCTCATGAAACCAACTGTGATAGTTCTTGGGAAGTTCCTGCATGGCCTTCTAATTTTACTTGACTGAAGGGATAGTTCAGTTCACTCCTTTGTGGGAACGACCTAGCTTGGAGATTGAGAAATGGTGGGTTCGGAAGGGAAAATGACTAGTACATACTTAATCTACTTGGCCTTTGTATTAGTAGAATGTGAAAAAACAACACCTATCCTAGCTTATGCAACGAGAGAGTAAGCAGAAGGTGTGAAAATGGAGGTCTGGAGGCACAGAGGCGGCAGTGGTGAGTTTATCGTATTAGCATGAGGGCACGGATGTGAGCAGGCAGGGTGGATGCACATTTACATGGAAGTCATATCGTTGAGAGCGTGGTCCAGCTCCTCGCTGATGGCTTTGTACTTCAGTTTCTGAGCGTACAGCTCGTCTATGACCAGGAAGTGGAAGGCAGAGGTGCAAGGACATGGAGAGTGATCAAGAGATGGAGGGTGAGTGAGGGTGGCATGGGCACCATCCCGACACAGCAGCAAGAAAAGGGCAATGCATGAAGGAAGTGGTGCCGCAGCGCAGGTGGCCAATGCAGGAGGCGTgcgttttgtttttaaatgaattgaaacaaaaacaaaaaagaacaaaacccattagaaaataaaacaaggaagaTGCAATATGAAAATCATTAACAAATATGGTAGGTCTATCAGTAATCCAGGTTAAGCCCTAAACAAAACCACAGAAGAATGTCCCCCCAGGTGAACCATAGAACGTTTTTCTTTTCTAGAGCTATATTTTAATTACACTGCAGTGGTCAACCAACTGCAACTATAAACAGTGGAAAAAATATCCAAGGGCAGTGTTTTGGAAGAACAGTTCATGACTATAGTCTGTGATCCTTATCTGGCTCCACCTTCGAACCACTGACTTCCTGACCGGACTAGACCACTGGGACACGGATTTCTTCATGCCATGTAAACTGTTTTTGGTCCTCCCACTCAAGCTGCCCTGTCCAGAAGGCCTGATGAGAGAGGAGAGCCACACTTTTTATGGTGGTGTTGTTCCAAGCCTGCAATTTAGTTTTTGTAATGATGGCTTCCTACTTTGCCGCACTGGGACAGACTGTTTTGCAACCATTTGTTATTCCCTCTCTCTACGAGCTCGGTTACCACCTGCACTGACCTCCAGTCCCTTATCTGGAAGTGCCTTCTGCCTTGaatgtttacattttatgtattttttcatcctttctttttcACTGCCTACAAGCTCACCATTTAGGATTTCTGAGAGACAGACTGGGTGTTACAATAAAACCTAAGTATCTTTGGGGAGAAATGCTTACGTATAATCTTGAAATACAGCATCCTATCACCACCCCCCCTTTTAGTATGTAGAGCATTTACCAAGATAACAAAATGACAAAGACACCCAAACCCCTACACTAAACTCACACTTGGAAGATGGGCTGTGCCTAAGAACAAATCCTACCATTCTGACCATTAGGCGGTGTCACTAATGATAGAAAATACACTGGAGTCATCGTCACCTATAATCACCTAACTCGCAATGAAAAACCACCTTGCCACACTTCTGAGGAGTGTGAAGTAGAATTGGATGGCGTCTGCCATTACAAAACCAGATGTGCCCTGTCTGGTGGCCAACAGTCAACTGGCGAGCAGAGGACTCAGGTCCAAGAGTTTAAGAGCCACAGAATGAAACCCcaaggacagacaggaggaaTGTGCAAGAGCAAAGGACTGTATCGAGGTGAATGCTCCTGGGTTAGAAGACCATTTTGCCAGGTCAATACTCCAACATAAGgattaaattagaaacaaaacttAAGATCTTACCTTCTAAGTCATCAATGCTTTTCTCCAATTTAGTTACTGACCTCTCCGCAAACTCAGCCCGAGTCTCAGCCTGGAATGAATCAATTTGTCTCAGTCAAAATTGGGATGTTTTAGATATCCAGTAGATATGAATACAGGGAAAactagaaaatggaaataaagccCAGCTCCCATAAAGTGGGTCCAAAACCACGTCAGTCACTGCAGTGAGAGGTGGCAGCCGGCACAGCACTGTCACTGAGACCCCCTGGATGTTCCTGATGGGGATCTCAacaactttaaaatgaaaaagccctGACTGGCTGCACAAAAACTGACTTACTTAAAATTCAGGTGGCTTTGCCTGAAACAGTCGTAACATTACCTCCTTCAGCTTGTCAGACAGGACCTTGATCTCTTCCTCGTATTTGTCTTCCTTCTGAGAGTACTGTAATTAGAAAGAACGTTCCAGATGTCAGGCCACAGCTCACTCTATACTCCTATCTTCTAATACAAAGAGAGCGCCAGCCCAGCAAACAGATGTTGAGGATCTCTCAGGAGGTAATGGAGCCTCTGAGATCGAATGGCATACTACAATACAGTCTCTGTTTTCCTGCCTATTGCTTTACACGGGATAAGAACCAGATAACAATCCACTTGGCACTTGGTTTAAATTAAATTGTTACAGATGACTCATATActcaacataaaaatatattctctattaaagaaaaaaaaatccattactcAATAACTATCAGGAGATCACCTCAAAATGATGCCATTTACTAAAATGCCTAATGGATTACAGCTTTTATCGGCAGGGCCTCAGAAGAGAAAAAGCAGGTGTCTTTAGAGCAGCTCTCAGAAGAGGCCTTTTCCCCCACACCGTGCTCCTGGCCTACCTTCTCAGCCTGAGCCTCCAGTGACTTCAAGTTGTTCGTCACAGTTTTCAACTCTTCTTCAAGCTCGGCACATTTGCTAATGTTTTCGATCAGAGGCAGAAAGGGTGGGAGACAAGccaaaggaaggaggagagaaaaaggagagggatgggaaaaaatgaaaaccaagtCCTAGAGAACAAAGGGCTGCCTTAAAGTAGCCAAATCATCGGGTATTAAAACACTCAATTTCATCATGGACACTGACTGCCCCCAATCTTGTAAAAGCAGGAAGGCAGGGTGACAAAATCCAACAACTTTGAAGTGTGATAATTTGGCTTCTTTTTTGGCTGCACCAAAGAGCATTTATGAAGGAAAAACGGAGGCGTATAAAGAACCCAAAGAAAGCACTTAAAGCAAGACATAAGATAGCAGAGAGTGTAGTGAAGGTGCAGTCGTTATACCAAACAAACCAGTAGGTATTGGAAGCTGAAAGACGTCTGGGTTGGATTTAAACCTAAAAACCACACGAGCCATCAGTACCTTATCCTCTGCAGCCATTAATGCTTTCAAGGTCTGATCCATTATTCTTAACTGTTCTTCCAGCTGTCGAACTTGGCTGTTAGTGGACACAGGAAATGCACAAGGCCATTCTCAAAATCAGTGTGCAGGTAAGGCATGCAGTGATACACGcattcacacacagacaccccaCACAAGTCCTCCATGTTCTAGACTCGTGGCTCATCCATGTTAAATGAGCACATAAGGAGCCCGGAGCTGAAAAAGGTCAATGTGCAGCTGCCAGAAGGTCATGCTGTTTAGTCACCGCTTTGCAGCACCCCACAGTGTCTTGGCGCCGGGCCTGCTTACCCTTCTGAGAGCTCAGCTCGCTCCTCTGCACGCTCCAGATCACTCTCAATGATGACCAGCTTACGGGCCACCTGCAGCAGGAcagacacaacacacacacacacatacaccatagGCTTGCAAGCTTTGAGTGAgcgggtgtgggggtggggactgGATCCATCAGCCCCTAGAAGATCTTGTCTACAAATATGACCATCCCTGTTCTCATGGACTGGAGAGAAGCTACTCTCTCTCCAGGAGGGGTACCAATGGGGAGGAGACCACAGGCTTCTGCTCACAAAGACCCAGAATGGTTAGTTAGGAATGGGCAGTCTCACTTTAAGTCTGGCCCAGATGAAGTCTGTATAATTACACAGCAGCCAAACCAAAGtgtggaagaaaggagaaatatgAAAGTCACAATCTCAAAAATAGCAGTATGATGAGACATGATGCATTTTATGCCACAAGGGTAGTGAATGCCAAGAAAAGACTGAAAATTATCCCAAGAACTCCATCAATTTAGAGCTCTGTACCTCAGTCTCCTTTTTGTGGAGGAGGTTAAAAATGCCCACAGAACAGCAAGAAAAGCTAACATGAGATGAGCTGGTGGGATGACTAATGAAGTCAAATCTGTCCTCAGTGAGAGAAGGGATCCTCTGAAGCACCTCAAAATTAGCAGGCATAACACAGTCTGGACATAACAGTGATAATTCTAATAAAAAGGAGAGTCAACACCGTTTCAAGATAGCTATGGTGCATTAAGGGCAAAACTAAAACCTTAACAGTTATGTTGCTGTGTTATCATAGGAAGTTGTTTGCATGGACCGATTAACCAAAGGCCGATTTAACTCTGAATCTCTTTGACAATGGATTTCTACCGCCttgagagaggaggacagatcGAAAATGTCCTCTGTGAATCAATCACCCAAGCAAGTGCACCATCCATGTCTCTATGCTGCCTGAACCGGACCATGTTAGGTGACACTCTAACTGCTTGCATGGTGACAGTAGGAGAGGCTCCTTCCACAGACGCAAGAGGCCCAACTCTCCCTTCTCCTGGCCACAGAGCTTCTGTCATGGTTTTTCGGGGGCGGTGgaggggcagaagcagcagctctGGTCTTTCCCATTTGGGCTACTGATCGGCTTCATAATGAAGCCTGGGATCTCCTAGCAGGATCAAGTAAGAACTGTACTCTGTAGACAAAGGAACTCTGCTTCTCATAACCACCCATTTCTGCCAAGGACGCTGACCGCCTCACTGAAGAATGCAGGGCAGTACACACAGCTCTGGCCACCCCCTCCACCCTGGGCTACTTGTTAGGGGTCCCCGAAGCTCGGGGCCCCAGGATCTGACCTCTTCATACTTGCGGTCGGCATCTTCAGCAATGTGCTTGGCCTCTTTCAGTTGGATCTCCTGAATTTCCATTTTCTCCTCATCTTTTTGGGCTCGACTTTCAATGACTTTCATGCCTCTGAAAaggaagacaagcaactagaccCAGGATTCAGAGTTAACCTCCACAAACCCACACACTGCACTGCAGTGGTTTGTGAGGCTTAGCGTAACTGGCAGACCAAAATAGAGCACAGAGCTAGAGCTACTCTTATTTTCCAAGCCATGAAGCAAGAGTTTCCAATGCTGAAGGCAGAAAGATACATACTTCTGCTTATTGTGCATGAAATCTTATACTTCTGGTCCTGGTGCAACTGCCCAGGAATCTACTAGTAAACCAAAGGTACCATGTCAGAATCCTGTTTGAAACTGGGAGGCAGGGAAACAGGAGAGGCCAACATGCTTTACATGCTATATAAATAATGGgtttcttcccttttctggtGGGAAGCTTCAGCTTGAAAATGGACCAAAGTTAGAACAAGAGCATATTTATCTTCATATACTTCCTTCTACAATGAAAGTAGATGTTCTTACCTCATCAGCCACAAAAGTAAATATTAGAATGAACCACATGAAATTGCTTTTATTTGACCACGTCAGACCCATAAAAATGGCAGTTTCATGTGGATCAACCATGATAAAAAACTATGAGTTTCTTAAACAAGAAACTGAATTTTGCCTTCAATGGAACACTTTCATAATAGAGGTTTTGACAGACAGGGCTGCACCATCACACACGCTAATACGTATGTTTGGATCCTATGGCATGGTGTTAAGTTTTGGAAAATATTGACTTAGAATATattatagatttataaaatatcaatttatgttaaaaatggGATTCACTGACCAAAATCTAAGAAGTCAGTAAGATAAATAAGCTATTTTTTGATGAAGCACAATAAATAATATGTTTTAGGAGACTCAAGTTCTAGTCTTGGCTCAGCCGTAACTTGGCTGTGAGATTTTGGGCAGGCCTCATCAGTCTCTGAGCtctagttttttcatctgtaaaaccaGGAGAATGGAGTAAATGATCTTGAAATTCCTTTTTATTCCAAAGTCTACCATTGCCAGATTCAGACCTCCTTTTAGGTTCATTTACAAGTGTATTTCAGGAAGAAGTCAGCCACAAAACCCCTGGTATGTGTACACTGTTAGAGATGATGAGTCATCTTAAAGAATTCCAAAACTCTTGgttagagaaaaaacaacaagCAGCAGTGAATTGTGAGCTGAAAACTTCAGCTGAAAAGCTTCTTTAAAGTCTAAAATCACTCTTTATCCATGGTGGCAGGGATTAGAAAGTCACTTCAAAGATGGAGAAATGGACAAAAGAATTGACTGCATCCCCTTGCCTAGGTCACAGCACAGATCTACACATCCGGTATTCTGGGCCACTACACTACTTTGTCATCCCCCAAGTAGCAGAATGCTTTCTAGTCTCAGGGAGTCTTTATAGGAGTGTTTCTATACGCAACATGAATACATTAACTTCAACAGTTGAGCATAAAAGAAAATGCCTCCTTAAAGTACATGAAGTGCTGGTGTACATGGTCCATGGTTTTCCCTTACTACCACAAAGCTAAATCTTGGAGTAGTAAGTCAGGCAGAGCCAGGTTATAGTGGGAGCAGGCTCAGGAGACACAAGTATCTGATGGTATTTATATGTGCGCGTGTCTTAGTAGCATTACTAAGtccaaaacaattttcttttgcggatcatatttctattttatctgtGTTTTCTCTTTCACCTGTTTGTTGGGCTATTCGACAACTGATAGCCCATTTTTATCTAAGCCTAAGCCTCCTTGGTATGTTTTAAaacagttatctttttaaaaatgcacaattGTTCTGGGGTCAGCAGGAATGAAAGAACCATTATGTATcactagattttttttgtttacacATCCATCTCCCTTGTTGGATGAGAGCTCTATGGAGACAGGAAATTAACCACTAAtgttaaataaacaaaaccaataaaGTTATACTCGagatcaaaagaagaaatgattgCACTAAGGAACTACAAAATTCTTAACCCTCAAGATCAGAGAAGTCCTCCCATTCCACCAGGAGGAAGGCTGATGCTAAACTGGGCTGGGAGAGGCgtcctcacctctcactctcaTCTGCTGCCTTCTCAGCCTCCTCCAGTTTCTGCAAAGCTGTTGCCAGGCGCTCCTGGGCTCGATCCAACTCTTCCTCAACCAGCTGGATGCGTCTGTTCAGAGAAGCTACATCGGCTTCAGCCTAGGCAAGAGAGAGTAAAAGGCATTTCAGGGCTGAGAGGAAAGTGAGGGTAGTGCCTTCTGGAAGTGGCTGAGACTGAAACACTGATTTCGGATAGGAAGCCTGGGCATCCTTAAGTGCAGTACAAGCCCTGGTCAACTTTGGGATTCTTAGATAGGCTCATACACTGATTTACACATGGAATGTCCACAATTGTGTATATACAAATCCATAAAACCATTCTCATTGGAAAGATGGACCATTAGCAAATGCTCTCACTTGGTTTCTTTCTTCCACAGATTTCAACACACATGTTCTACCTGGCTGTTAAAGGAGAACTGCACTAGCGCCGCCTCACTCCCAGGGGCCTGAGGTGTGGATGCAGATGACTCGGCTTATCTAGGCTCAGCCACATAAGGCAAGAGACGCCAGAAACCAGACTCGAGAGTCTCAGTCCTTCTTTCTGCAGACTATTTTCTCACAGGGGCCTTATAAAGGAACTGGAAGATTTCaaaattcagtggttctcaaaaatTTACCACAGAGACACAAACccagtcctccctccccacccccttctccgtAACCCTTTTAGAATAACTAGTCCCACTGGAACAGGGCCAAGACAAATTTCCCGAGTGTTTCCGACATAAGCCTACTGGAATTTCTTACAAGCCAAGGTTGCTACAAAAAAACTTTCGAACTCCTTAGGAGAAAAGCAGTAAAGATACAGGCAGTCCCCGGCTTAGGAACGAGATAGGTGCTGTaagtttgttcttaagttaaatttgtatgttagttggaacaggtacatttgcctattaaatgcaacttagatgtttgtcttaatatagtatttatctttacctttctgtgcatataaatacttaaacattttcaaacctatagaacctaACTCGGCTGCAACCAGGGGATTGCCTgtagtgtttttatttgtatctatGTCTGACATAAGATGTTTCTTGGGGATGTAATGATTACCTACCAGTTGTAAGCACTGTTACTATGAGCCTCAGAACACTTGGAAGACTGACAGTCTGTTACATATACTCGCATGGGTAGCTGTTTAAATGTCATGTGTGGAAGTGAGATACAGAATTTATTATTAATCAGGTACCACTTCTTCGTCCTCATCCATTTTGAATATTTGCTTTTCTTCGGGTGATGGGGTTTTCAAGACACATGTAGAGTTTTCTGAAAGGGAAAACTCTAAGGGACCTATGCTAGCTCTCTATCTACAGTCCTAGCTCACTCAACTGTAAGCTTCTTATGTGCAGGACATCATAGTTCTCTGTAGAGCACGAGCACAGTAAACACCTACCAAATACAGCTGGCGCACTGGAGAGTTAGGAGGCagcaccccatgtttatttctGCCTCTGCACACAAGACCCCCTCACACCTGAGACATCCCCCATCCAGCTGTACCTTTCCTCTTACTCCATCCCCACCCAACTATTCTTTCCTTTAGCTCTAAACACTGTTTTAtaaatgtcactaattcttttttcCCAGGAGCATTCTGTAGGACCTTATACTTCTTGACATTATAGGTTGTATCCTATGGAATACCAGTCAATAAGGCCTCATATACAGCACACATGCAATGACTGAGAATGGAGATCTGTTCTAGGATCCAGGACTGGTGCACAGAGAGAGCTGATTTACAGGTGGTCTGCAAGAGAGGCTTCGATTGTTTAGATGGAAGGGCTAGCTCAACATCCAGGTAGGCATTATCCAGCAGTTCCCACAACTGGCTGAGAGTCAGAATCCACTAGGAGAtatgtattaaaaatacaaattccaGCCTCCATCCTTAGACTGTGATTcaggtcagaggggagggaaggcaaGATTCTGCACTATAAATAAGCAACCCGCTCCACTCCTCCACCCTCCCCGCCCCACCATCTGAAAGAAGCTGGCAAATCCTGTGGGAACCACTCTTCTAGCTCtttcttcaaaagaaaatagGAGGAGGGTGGGATCTTTGCCTCAGAATGCTGAAGTATGCTTAGGTCAACAGCCGTCAGTGGGAGGCAAGGTTGAAGTCCCAGGTGTCTGGCTCCTTGTGTGCTGGCTCTGTCACTTCTCATGGCCTTCTAGAACATCACAGAAGCCCTAGAAGGGGTGGTTCTCACCCCTGGCGTCTTCTCTCTTCCTAAGGCAGAGTGGGAGGTTCTCTATAGCCACCCCACTGTAACTCCCTGACACACAATGGCCTTCAGTGACAGAGACTAAGCAGGGCTAGGAGCAGTTACTGTATTAAAGGTCATACCTTAGACAAGTCCTCTCAACTCTTTTTGAAATAAGGGGTGCTATAAAATTGAGAATTCCATCAGGTAACACGAATGGCTAACAGCGCACACATGGACACAGAGCACTTGCTCTCCATCCCAGAAGCCAATGCCTGGTGTCCCAGAGGTTTCAGAGTAGGGCAAGATGCCTGTAGGTTACAGCCTGAACTCGAGGGCAGCGTCTGGGGCTCATCTACCTTTTCCGTGGGCTTCCCTTGGGAAAAACCTGGACTCTCATTGGTTTCTTAGGCCCTACCATACTGGTCTGATGGCAATTTTGTTTGCCTCCTTAGAATTCAgctctttctcttattttgcgccccccccccctttggagGGAGGGAGAATTTTGTTCTGTGTTCAAAAGGCCCACATATCTTACCTTCACTAGCTTTTATTTCTGGTATGTGCTTTCCAAGTTCTGAGCTAGACGCATTCTAAGGTTCCTTTTTATCACAGCACCTGGGCAATGTACTTAAGACTTAACCTGCTGTTGCCTCTGCCAGTACAAGCCTACAGACTCGGGACCATCTGTTATTTAAAAAGCAGATATAAATAACAAGGCATCTGGGAAGGGTCAAGACCCCAGAGGCAAATTACTTCCAGGCATGGAAATCACCCTAACTGTGCTGGGTAAGCTGCTTCTAACAACAGCCCCTGTGTGGATGCTGCTGGCAAAGTCTTTCAGTTTGGGATGttagtttcttttatttcagaAGTGCTGTTGTACCCCAACATGCACGGAGCTACTGAGAAAGGAAACTGCTAACATTAGTGAAAGCTACCGGTAAGTCTTTCTGCAGATAGTTGTTAAAACAACCATCAGGAGCTCTAAACTTGTGAACTGCCTTAGTGTTAGTTACACAGGTCAGCCCTGTCTCCTCGCTTCTCCTCACAAAGGTATTAGCCACCTATATAGAAATCAAGGGCGGATACACCGTTCCCCTCCGCTGGCCACCCAACAAGGTACTACACAGACCTAAAGGGCATGCCTGCCCCAAGAGAGCAAAATATTACTCCAAAATTAGATTCGAAAGACAATGTTTATAAGGCCTAGACTTTCAGGGTATCCAGATGTTTTAgtcaacacaaaaataaaaatagcagtaCTTTTCACTTAAATAATGGTAGGAGAATAATATCATATCCTAAAAATCAATCCTCtggaatatattttcaaagtCCTGCCTGAACCAGAGTGAAGCAAGGGATGATCAAaggtcaggcatttttatttCATGCAAACCATAGTTATACAGAGAAGGTTTCACCCAACTTGCTGTGTAAGACCAAGTGACTACAGCCAAGTTAAACTTCTGTCCTTATATGGTaaggaaaggggggaaaaacacTGATGACATTAAGGGGCACTCCCATGGATAGCAGATAAACACAACCTCCTCGATCTGTGCCAAGGCCTATAATTTATGAGGCATGTTTGTATAATGAGGGAGAGCGAACATGAACAGGGCATTGTCATTGCTTTGCCTTGCCTACACATGAAAGCAGAAACTGAGAGTATCCAGGCCAGTTACTGCTACCCAGGGGGGTGTCAATGAGCACAAAATGCACCCCCAGTTTCCTGGTCTCAGAAATATTTACCAACTCTAAAGAGAGAAAGGGCTGAAAAATTTGTAAATGGGTTATTTCCATGATTTAATAAAGTTACCAATTAAGAACCTACAGGTTGCACTTTTGTCTCGTTTATTGGACACTGTAAAGAAAGGAGGAACGATTGGTTCCttcttgctatttttttcctttgataatgacaaagaaaacaaacaaaaccctcttGAGTCACAAGACCTAGGGTCAACCATTTCCTCAAGCCAAGTAGCCACATTCCAGCTTCGAAGGGCCCACACACCCTGGGAAAGCAAACCAGCAGGTAAGGACCAGCTTTTTCCAAGGTAAGTGCTGGTATAATAGGGCCAATTCACTACAGCCTTTCTGAATTTCTGAGAATCTGAATTTAGGGCCGACTCCAGTCAAATATTT from Saccopteryx leptura isolate mSacLep1 chromosome 6, mSacLep1_pri_phased_curated, whole genome shotgun sequence harbors:
- the TPM1 gene encoding tropomyosin alpha-1 chain isoform X11 — protein: MAGSSSLEAVRRKIRSLQEQADAAEERAGSLQRELDYEKKLRETAEADVASLNRRIQLVEEELDRAQERLATALQKLEEAEKAADESERGMKVIESRAQKDEEKMEIQEIQLKEAKHIAEDADRKYEEVARKLVIIESDLERAEERAELSEGKCAELEEELKTVTNNLKSLEAQAEKYSQKEDKYEEEIKVLSDKLKEAETRAEFAERSVTKLEKSIDDLEDELYAQKLKYKAISEELDHALNDMTSM
- the TPM1 gene encoding tropomyosin alpha-1 chain isoform X14, coding for MAGSSSLEAVRRKIRSLQEQADAAEERAGSLQRELDYEKKLRETAEADVASLNRRIQLVEEELDRAQERLATALQKLEEAEKAADESERGMKVIESRAQKDEEKMEIQEIQLKEAKHIAEDADRKYEEVARKLVIIESDLERAEERAELSEGQVRQLEEQLRIMDQTLKALMAAEDKYSQKEDKYEEEIKVLSDKLKEAETRAEFAERSVTKLEKSIDDLEEKVAHAKEENLSMHQMLDQTLLELNNM
- the TPM1 gene encoding tropomyosin alpha-1 chain isoform X9, whose product is MDAIKKKMQMLKLDKENALDRAEQAEADKKAAEDRSKQLEEDIAAKEKLLRASEDERDRVLEELHKAEDSLLAADETAAKAEADVASLNRRIQLVEEELDRAQERLATALQKLEEAEKAADESERGMKVIESRAQKDEEKMEIQEIQLKEAKHIAEDADRKYEEVARKLVIIESDLERAEERAELSEGQVRQLEEQLRIMDQTLKALMAAEDKYSQKEDKYEEEIKVLSDKLKEAETRAEFAERSVTKLEKSIDDLEDELYAQKLKYKAISEELDHALNDMTSM
- the TPM1 gene encoding tropomyosin alpha-1 chain isoform X13, yielding MAGSSSLEAVRRKIRSLQEQADAAEERAGSLQRELDYEKKLRETAEADVASLNRRIQLVEEELDRAQERLATALQKLEEAEKAADESERGMKVIESRAQKDEEKMEIQEIQLKEAKHIAEDADRKYEEVARKLVIIESDLERAEERAELSEGQVRQLEEQLRIMDQTLKALMAAEDKYSQKEDKYEEEIKVLSDKLKEAETRAEFAERSVTKLEKSIDDLEDELYAQKLKYKAISEELDHALNDMTSM
- the TPM1 gene encoding tropomyosin alpha-1 chain isoform X17 gives rise to the protein MDAIKKKMQMLKLDKENALDRAEQAEADKKAAEDRSKQLEEDIAAKEKLLRASEDERDRVLEELHKAEDSLLAADETAAKLEDELLSLQKKLKGTEDELDKYSEALKDAQEKLELAEKKATDAEADVASLNRRIQLVEEELDRAQERLATALQKLEEAEKAADESERGMKVIESRAQKDEEKMEIQEIQLKEAKHIAEDADRKYEEVARKLVIIESDLERAEERAELSEGKCAELEEELKTVTNNLKSLEAQAEKYSQKEDKYEEEIKVLSDKLKEAETRAEFAERSVTKLEKSIDDLEDELYAQKLKYKAISEELDHALNDMTSM
- the TPM1 gene encoding tropomyosin alpha-1 chain isoform X5; protein product: MDAIKKKMQMLKLDKENALDRAEQAEADKKAAEDRSKQLEEDIAAKEKLLRASEDERDRVLEELHKAEDSLLAADETAAKAEADVASLNRRIQLVEEELDRAQERLATALQKLEEAEKAADESERGMKVIESRAQKDEEKMEIQEIQLKEAKHIAEDADRKYEEVARKLVIIESDLERAEERAELSEGKCAELEEELKTVTNNLKSLEAQAEKYSQKEDKYEEEIKVLSDKLKEAETRAEFAERSVTKLEKSIDDLEDELYAQKLKYKAISEELDHALNDMTSM
- the TPM1 gene encoding tropomyosin alpha-1 chain isoform X16; amino-acid sequence: MDAIKKKMQMLKLDKENALDRAEQAEADKKAAEDRSKQLEEDIAAKEKLLRASEDERDRVLEELHKAEDSLLAADETAAKLEDELLSLQKKLKGTEDELDKYSEALKDAQEKLELAEKKATDAEADVASLNRRIQLVEEELDRAQERLATALQKLEEAEKAADESERGMKVIESRAQKDEEKMEIQEIQLKEAKHIAEDADRKYEEVARKLVIIESDLERAEERAELSEGQVRQLEEQLRIMDQTLKALMAAEDKYSQKEDKYEEEIKVLSDKLKEAETRAEFAERSVTKLEKSIDDLEDELYAQKLKYKAISEELDHALNDMTSM
- the TPM1 gene encoding tropomyosin alpha-1 chain isoform X1 yields the protein MDAIKKKMQMLKLDKENALDRAEQAEADKKAAEDRSKQLEDELLSLQKKLKGTEDELDKYSEALKDAQEKLELAEKKATDAEADVASLNRRIQLVEEELDRAQERLATALQKLEEAEKAADESERGMKVIESRAQKDEEKMEIQEIQLKEAKHIAEDADRKYEEVARKLVIIESDLERAEERAELSEGKCAELEEELKTVTNNLKSLEAQAEKYSQKEDKYEEEIKVLSDKLKEAETRAEFAERSVTKLEKSIDDLEDELYAQKLKYKAISEELDHALNDMTSI